The region gaaatgatggaggcggcggctgaggctgtggagTCAGCTGCGAagcggaaagaagaggaaggcaATGATaatgatgacgatgatgtggatgatgagatggaagGATGATTTAGTATAACGGACGGTGAAAGAGTTATTGTAGTAATGTTTTATTAATGAAATATTTACATCGTGAATGGCGTCATAAACGTGACACATTTGAGCTCATTAGGTATACATGCTGGAATCCATGCAGTGTAGTGTAGGTAACGATAAGAACGAAAGGGTAGTGATGCGATGCTGAAGAATGGTACTCTGACAGATAGTAAGGGAGGAATAGGACAAACACGAAATTCGTAAAACAAACGACAGAAAAGACTTAGAAAAATTGGGTATCCAAATTACAGGAAGCAGTGTTCCAACGCCAGGCCCAAGAAACGCCATGAGCAATGATGAAAAAGAATGATGACTTTTTGATCTACGCGGTGGTAGGCACTGAGGATTCCTCAGCAGCTTCCTCACCAGCGCTTTCGCTCTCCCAAATCTCAATATTACCTGAAGATTCGGGGTTGACGTCGACTGTGGGTTTCACTGGGCTGGCAGCTTCCAGCACGGACTCAATAGATGACATGCTCGAAAGCTTACTCCGGCTTGGGTGGGTAGGGCGGGGGAAAGAAGCGGCAGGCTTTTTCACAACAGCCGCAtccgcctcgtcatcctcgtaGACAACAGCGTACGAGAAAGCGTGGCAATCATCGCCGTAGTAGTCGGCGGCATTGAGTTCACCCAATGGGGAGCGAGGCTCATCCACCATGTCAGACTTGCgagccgccgcagcagggGACTCTTGTTGACGAGAGCGGGGAAGGGAGAGACCCAGGTCGGCGGGAGGGATGTTCTCTTTTCCACGGTGATCGGACATTTCCTCCTGCTTTCCCTCATCATCGCTGATATCCAACACACATGTTGAGTGTTGCATCATGTTGGTCatttcctcctgctccgAGTCGACATGGATTTCAAAGAACCAGGATGCCGGCATCTTGGTAGCGGGAGCTGACTGACTCTTGGATTTGCCATTGGACAGCGCAGCTGAGATAGAGAAGGGACGGCTGACACCCTTTCGGGCAGACTCTGGGCGACCCTTTGATGCTGTTGCACGGCGAGCAAAAGGCTTGGACGCCTTCATCTGGGGAGAACGCCCAGCGGGCTTAAGTGGTGCAGACTTGGGAGTGGCCTTGGTAGTCTTTGTGGGAGTGGATGGTGTAACAGGGTCCTCGAGGATACTAAATGCAATGCGAGAAGACTTCATTGGCTTCATAGGGCTCTTGACAGGCTTGACGGGTTCGtggtcatcgtcgtcggcagCACGCTTTCGCTTCGTCGACTTGCATGCTATTGGGTCGATATTCTCCGAATCTGATTCAGCGAGGGGCTGACGCTTTCCTGAGAGCATTGTGCCTTTGAAGAAATATTAGCATGCATATTACGAGTATAGTATAAGACGCGTAAATTGCGAGCTGTCGTACCGTTCTGCTTGTTCAGCACGTTCATCTTGGACCGCATCAAGGAACGCATACGGGGAGCATCCAGAGGGGCAAAGGGCTGTCGTACGGCCGGAGGAGTCATGGTaagagcagccatggcgaacaatagtattattagaaCGATAGAACGATACGGTTGCCTGCGCGAGAGCGAGtgaagcagcaacagccggTGTTGATGGGATTGGTTTGTTTTGGTCGCGCGGCAGAGAGCGAGAGTGGGGTCGGGGTCTGATTGGCGGTCTGTTTATAGACCTGGTGAAGGAAGGAAGACAGGCACGACTTGCCCTGGATTATATACCGAAAAAATACCGAGACAatagcaagcaagcaaaggAGTGAAGGAGAGAACGGCTGCTCGTGAGTGAAACCCAAGAAGGCGAGCCAACGCAGTTATTATAGAGGGTAGGGCgcgagggaggggaggagcAAGGGCTGGACACGCTATGGAGAATTCCTGCACGGGTAATGGAGGGTTGGCGATCCAGGACTGGATTCTGGCTTCAGAGTCTCAGAGGCGAAACATGCAGACGTGAGGTTTAAGAGAGTCAGCCGGGGAGCCTGGAATGCCCTGGTATAAGTAGTCTACAGCTGAGCCGGAATGGAGACGGGATGGAGGGCGCGTCGGGTTCGTGTCTCTCTCGCAGTGCTCTTAATTAGGTGCCTTTGGAGGACAGCACGGCTCTGGCTGACTCGAGCAGCGACGACAATGACATCTTCAGATCCTAAATCTGCAAGGCATCGCATGGGCAGCGGTCCAATAATTGGCGAGAGTGAGGCCGTTCCCCTCACTTGGAGGGCTGCGCGGCGCGTCCAGGTATTCTATCTTACACGCGGATACCGTAAGATATGCGAGAATACCCGCCACGTCGCCACGTCCCGCGGGTATTTACGGCGGGTGACATTCCACGACACCATCGTCGCTATCCTGAGCTGCCCTCTTGTGCTTCACCCTTCAACGCGTCCCTGCACATGTCAAGCTCAAGCCTCGTCGCGTCCTCAACTTAATTATGCTTGATTAGCCATGCATCGCCAGCTGTGCCCTCGTCGAACCACGTATCTGCCTTGCGTCTTCAACCGCGATCTCATACCACGTAAGGACGAACCCTCCTGGTTCAGTTTCCCAAGCCCAATGGCAATCCCCCGCCGCGGATCGTGATCGACTGTCTATCTCGCAAGAACGGCACGAGGAATTCAAGAatcaagagtcaagagtcaagaccTGAGGCGAAGAACCGGCTCATTCCATTAGACTTAGAGTTGCCCCGTGCACGCCACCCAGCGGTCTGACCCCC is a window of Aspergillus puulaauensis MK2 DNA, chromosome 4, nearly complete sequence DNA encoding:
- a CDS encoding uncharacterized protein (COG:S;~EggNog:ENOG410PP3M;~antiSMASH:Cluster_4.8); protein product: MAALTMTPPAVRQPFAPLDAPRMRSLMRSKMNVLNKQNGTMLSGKRQPLAESDSENIDPIACKSTKRKRAADDDDHEPVKPVKSPMKPMKSSRIAFSILEDPVTPSTPTKTTKATPKSAPLKPAGRSPQMKASKPFARRATASKGRPESARKGVSRPFSISAALSNGKSKSQSAPATKMPASWFFEIHVDSEQEEMTNMMQHSTCVLDISDDEGKQEEMSDHRGKENIPPADLGLSLPRSRQQESPAAAARKSDMVDEPRSPLGELNAADYYGDDCHAFSYAVVYEDDEADAAVVKKPAASFPRPTHPSRSKLSSMSSIESVLEAASPVKPTVDVNPESSGNIEIWESESAGEEAAEESSVPTTA